From bacterium, one genomic window encodes:
- the ssb gene encoding single-stranded DNA-binding protein: MASVNKVIIVGNLGRDPEIRYAPSGDAICNASIATTDTWRDKQTGEKRESTEWHRVVFFGKLAEIAGQYLKKGRAVYVEGSLRTRKWQDQDGKERFTTEIRAN, encoded by the coding sequence ATGGCATCAGTCAACAAGGTCATCATCGTCGGCAACCTCGGCCGCGATCCCGAAATCCGTTACGCCCCTTCGGGTGACGCCATCTGCAACGCGAGCATCGCGACCACGGACACCTGGCGCGACAAGCAAACAGGTGAAAAGCGGGAGAGCACTGAGTGGCACCGCGTCGTCTTCTTTGGAAAGCTGGCAGAGATCGCAGGCCAGTACCTCAAGAAGGGGCGTGCGGTCTATGTCGAAGGCAGCTTGCGTACCCGCAAGTGGCAGGACCAGGACGGAAAGGAGCGATTCACCACCGAAATCCGTGCCAATGA